In Triticum aestivum cultivar Chinese Spring chromosome 5B, IWGSC CS RefSeq v2.1, whole genome shotgun sequence, the following proteins share a genomic window:
- the LOC123114131 gene encoding uncharacterized protein: MRIRRSASRLLGSTAASSCPKPEPPRFELPRLEPPPPPPPPPAPAHESGAGFVGPKTSSGGEPCCELSRSPWDLMAQLDLSDPQVEKLFVETSFMSVSWRGCWLFPAGITMPAGSIKEEEDLAVDMVDGVILKLHKAAEKMESMKNQSKQKKNKGLKVKKGVWTCRKNDGKRWCCRRPVSEPNLYCSYHSDQKLPAGDKPRRKRPDIDLGEGFYYYAGFGPGTKRRRTSSSDSVPELPLPAEPLKEEAPDKMQLDFSAGQVQAANETDHQVVLLPSANIVDEPGTAGMSACDKESGDDVVPEFSVAAKPPKEEPQPEMELNFSAGQAQADETDHQEARTSARVVDKPTGNDGTTGIAGWDEESSDDEALGCNGEQPRDTKRKGPFKKRWRKPVKARSLKSLMMS, from the exons ATGCGGATCCGCAGGTCCGCCTCCCGCCTGCTGGGCTCTACCGCCGCCTCCTCCTGCCCGAAGCCGGAGCCGCCCCGATTCGAGCTCCCCCGATTggagccgcccccgcccccgcccccgccgccagcCCCAGCCCACGAATCCGGCGCCGGGTTCGTGGGGCCCAAGACCTCCTCCGGCGGGGAGCCCTGCTGCGAGCTCAGCCGGTCGCCATGGGACCTCATGGCGCAGCTCGACCTCTCGGATCCCCAG GTGGAGAAGCTCTTCGTGGAGACTAGTTTCATGAGTGTTTCCTGGCGAGGTTGCTGGCTTTTCCCAGCAGGCATCACCATGCCTGCCGGCTCCATCAAGGAGGAGGAAGACTTGGCCGTAGATATGGTTGACGGGGTCATCTTGAAACTGCACAAAGCTGCGGAAAAGATGGAGAGCATGAAGAATCAGAGCAAGCAGAAGAAGAATAAGGGGCTCAAAGTGAAGAAAGGAGTGTGGACGTGCAGGAAGAATGACGGCAAGAGGTGGTGCTGTCGGCGGCCCGTGAGTGAGCCCAACTTGTACTGCTCGTACCACTCAGATCAGAAGCTCCCTGCCGGCGACAAGCCACGTAGGAAGAGGCCAGACATTGACCTGGGTGAGGGGTTCTACTACTATGCAGGGTTCGGCCCGGGCACCAAGAGGCGCCGCACGTCAAGCAGCGACAGTGTGCCGGAACTTCCACTGCCTGCTGAGCCACTGAAAGAGGAGGCACCAGACAAAATGCAACTTGATTTTAGTGCAGGTCAGGTACAAGCAGCGAATGAAACCGACCATCAAGTGGTGCTCTTGCCATCAGCAAACATTGTCGACGAGCCTGGCACTGCTGGGATGTCGGCGTGTGACAAGGAGAGCGGTGATGATGTCGTGCCGGAATTTTCAGTGGCTGCTAAACCACCGAAAGAGGAGCCACAGCCTGAAATGGAACTTAATTTTAGTGCAGGTCAGGCACAAGCTGATGAGACAGACCATCAAGAGGCACGGACATCAGCACGTGTGGTCGACAAGCCTACGGGAAACGACGGCACCACCGGGATCGCAGGCTGGGACGAGGAGAGCAGCGATGACGAAGCGCTTGGCTGCAATGGCGAACAACCCCGCGACACCAAGAGGAAGGGCCCGTTCAAGAAGAGGTGGAGGAAGCCTGTGAAAGCCCGGTCGCTCAAGTCACTGATGATGTCGTAG